A segment of the Calonectris borealis chromosome 10, bCalBor7.hap1.2, whole genome shotgun sequence genome:
aaCATTATACTTTGTACCTATACACACAGAATAGTTAAACTAACTGGAAGAATATTAGTTTGTACTTAAACTGGAGTGTATGGTAAATCGGcatgtgctgaaagacaaaaTAATGATTGAATAGCTCCTGGTAACTGAAAGAGACTATTTGAAGCATTTAGTCCGGTTCCCCACAGCGATGGGCAGCCATGCAACAAACATGTCACCTAGAAAAGTCTACCTGCTCCAGGAAAACACTTCTTAGCACTCTCTAACAAACTTAAGACTTCCCGGTAGATTTTGGTCTTTTactatcacagaaaaaagcagGCAGAGATCAAGTGATCAGTGTTTCAGATCCATCTAGTAATAAGGAGTCTACAAGGTAAAATTTCTACATTAGCCAAGGAAGTGGACTGTGCTTTCATGCTACAGAGAAGACACCTTTCTGTCTGCCtcgctttcttttattttttttaagtgtttattaaGTAATTAAAACAATACCAGAATTGATATGTATaggaattttaaattaagattgcatttcaaattttattgtaaaattacTTATATTCTGAAATTACTTGAACTCTTAGCCTGTATGTTCTTTTAATGTATCCTATAATCTGTAACAGCAGATAGAATTGCATCTATACTTGTTCAGAATGGGAACTACCACTTCACAGGCCTCTCATTCAGAAATAGGCTTagccttcctctcttctctccactCTCTCACCAAAAAGCCTTGACACTAGGTAAACAAGAAGCATCTTGTAAGACTTTAACAATGCTTTCATGGTCCAAAATGATGgtaagaatacaaaataaatttaaaggatGACTTTTACAATGTTTTACTTGTTTAAGATGAATATTTTCATGCTAAAATATAAGCAATTTCCATCTGATAACAATATATATGTTTCCTAGGTCGTCACTACGGTGCTGTCAGTTGTGAGGGATGCAAAGGTTTCTTTAAAAGGAGTGTGAGGAAGAATTTGACCTACAGTTGTCGTAGCAACCAGGACTGTATCATCAATAAACACCATCGGAATCGCTGCCAGTTTTGTAGGCTTAAGAAATGTCTAGAGATGGGCATGAAAATGGAATGTGAGTGTTAAGTACCCAATGTGATACTGTGCCTACCAAATAATAAATCTGCGGACTACCACTTTTTCGTGTGTTCTCACCATTTCAGTGTATGTTGCTTGAAGGAAACAGAACTTTCGGCAGCCAAAGCATCTAGCGTACCTTTCTTTCATCACCATTTTATGTCTGAGGTGCAGTAGTGATTTGTTTTGAACAAAGTCTCGTACTACTGTAGTCTTTGAGGAGCCCAGTTAGAGCATCACTTAGAATGCATGTTACAAACACAGTGTAtatttataatacaaaatattttaacatgggTGGACATAAATCTGAGCCTAATGTTCAGAATCTGCTTTCCTTCTGGTTTATTTTTGCCACTTTTCCATCCAGTGATAGAAAGTAGttgatgtccttttttttttcttttttaatttttatattaatttggtCATTTGTGAGCATTGTATTATGAGGCATTGTGTAAACTGTCATATTTTAAACAATATACTTTCATGTTTGTATGCAGTGCTTCATACAATTCCAGTGCTAGCATCCAAACACCTCTTTCAATGTATTTTGTTTCCAATTTATAGTACCTCTGCTTCTTCAGTCCAGCACTTCGTGAACCCTATTATCTGGTTGTTTTGTGATAAGTTTATGGAGAATTTAAGGTGAAGCAACAAatacttttcttcttccactcTGATCTAGGCAGGATAAGTTTCAACCACTAAGTTCAAGGGAGGCAGAACTTTAAGCTGTACATAGGGAGATCTTTGTTGTATTTGCACTCTGGAACTCCAGACCTGTAGTGATGATTGTTGGGCTTTGCACACACTGTGCTGAGTATAAGGGGAGACATTTGTACAAGAGAAACTGCTGCATTTCTAGTAGCTAAACCTTTCTTACCCCACTATGATTAGGATCTATGCTCACTGACTTTATGGGGCATTGGGTCAGCTTTCTGATTAATATTTATATATCCACCAACCCAACAAAATGGATATACCTACTTTTAAGCCCTTAAATTTTGCTGACAGTAACaatattagcaaaaataaaatcaggaacTGAATAACTCTTGCTGGTTATGAGAATATCCATGTATTTTACTGTTACATTCAAAAGGGCTATAGAGGAgggttcaatttttttgtttgcttgttaatAATGTTAATCTTCTACAGCAGTAACTGCTGTATGATTAATTGGTACAATGAACAGGACAGAAATATTGTCTCCATTTATATTATGCCTTACGTTTGCAAAGTGTGTGAGAATTAATATTAGTACAACActcttaaaaattctttatattaTCCTCATagtcttttattcattttattatcCTCATTTTCAGGTGAAAAATTGATGCAGTCGAACGTTACGCCAAGCTATAGAGGAGTTTGTAAAGTTTAGTGACTTAGATTCCAGATAACTTTCTGTAATCTGTTTAATAATACTACCTTAATATTACAAAGATGCACTTTTTACTTCCTTTAAAATTAGAAGTTACTGtttcttactatttttattaaaaaatttacCACACTTGTTTGGCACATTGGAGACTGAGCTTATTTTCTTCCAGTTGTCAAgtagaaatactttaaattctgAAAAGGTTAATTTTGGGACACTGTTCCCTAACTGGGTGGAATGAATGGATGTGAGTGAATTGCATATCATGCAGAGACTCGTCTCCCAGGGCATTAACCTGCATCTCTTGCCTAACTTGCCTGTCTTGACTTTTTCTGGGTTCATTCTGGGTTTGCATTGTTTTGAATCATCCAGAGTATGACTGCGTATAACATTTAGGTATAGCTTtacctgtaaaaaataaataaataaacaatttgaaaacacattttgcagaATCTTCCATCTTATTAAATGCCAATGAAATAGAAAGCTTTGACTCCAGTTCAGCAAAATTTAAAGCAAATGATATCTGTGACTTTCTTAGTTAAAAATGTACATAATCACAGGTATAGTAAAATTGGAGCCTGTGTTTCTTCAGTCTTCATATTAAATTTCCAGTTTTGCACGGAGCTGATACAACATCATAACTGTGCAAACTGAAATCCTGTTGTgagaattttactttctttttgtatttttcagttgaaTTACTTCCTTTCAAATCTGCATGTTTCTATCTTTATGCAGCGGTTCAAAGTGAAAGAAAGCCTTTTGACGTGCAACGTGAAAAACCAACCAACTGTGCAGCTTCCACTGAGAAAATCTATATCAGAAAAGATCTACGAAGCCCTCTAATAGCAACTCCAACATTTGTGGCAGATAAAGATGGGACACGGTGAGTACCTCAGTTTAACAGGTCTTGTTTAAGGTTATTTGTGCATATTACTTTTCAGGGACACctatattcttttttcccctctgctctaAAGAATTGGACGGAAGAGAGCTGCAATTCACAAATCATCTGTTTCCATTACCAAGACCAACCTAGATTGTTCTGCTTGTCATGAAGGTTTTTATGTCTGAATAGAGCTGGGTGGTTTCCAGTTCAAAGATGGTTCTTGCCCAGCCAGGTCAAAGCATAGGCAGGGCAAATGTGTGATATTCAAGCAAAAAGCATGTAGGCTTACGCTGTGATGCATTCAGGTTAGCACTTCTCCGAAACTGAATCTACAAATGGCAGAGTCAGTCTTCCTTCTCCTAAAGACAGTGGTAAAAGAGACTGCAGTGACTGCTGATTCAGATCCCAAAAGACCAGTTTCAACAAgagcaaaacaacagcagctTCCTTTTACTACACGGAAGATATTCCGAGATGGTTCCCATGCTCTCAGTTTTCTCCATAGGCAGTGGGTGTGGAAATGCATATCATAATAAATAGAGGCaagatttgtctttttctgaGTACACTAAAAAAGAACTCTAGGTTAAAtaccacatttttaaaactgtaggTCTGGTTAGTTTATGAATGGGTAATAACCATCTAAAGATATTGGATCTCaacattcaggttttttttatatatatgtatttaatcttttatatatatatattctttgtTGAACAAACGACACTGCAGTTAGGATGATTGGGCTGCAAATTTCTTGGAGAATTGTTTTTCAGTGTTCTCGTTTGCAAGTCAGATTGTTCAAAAGTACTGCTCACAGACACATTTGCTTCTTTGAGATTTCCTTGTGCTACAGGTCCCTTACAGTCCTATAAACAATATTATAGTCATTAAGTGTGACTCTCTATTATTTATGTAGGATTCAGATTTGCATAATGCATGATAATTTGCTGCCTGTGGTAGTTCACAATGTTAGTTGTTAGTCTCAGACCCCTTAAACTATAAATTCCCTGCGGCCTGAAcctgttgtgcatgcatttgtATTGGGTTATGCAGACTTTAAGTAACAAATAAACTTATCCTTGCTGACTGCAGACTTCCCACTCTCTCCCTAAATTAGATACAGCAAAGGGAAAGGATGTTTGGTCAAAAAGTAGCAGAAGTAAAGGCAGCAGGGATTTTATGCAGACCTTCATTATACGACTGTTTATGgctgtattttgaaatgtaaaatatcttttcttgacataacttttttcttcagtgctgtCCATTGTCTAACTTGGAATGCACAGTTATGCCTTCCTCCAAAGTCTAATGCATAACTCTAGAGCTATTAAGTGACTTCTGAGAGCATGAGAAGACAACAACTTTCCTTAAGACAGAATAAACCAGCataaaaagcaaatgagaagGTATCTATTTGGGAAGTTGTCATTGCTTTtgcacaggaaaggaaaacatattcCAGTCTTTCTGTCTTTCAAGCTACTTTTTGGAAACTGTTTCAGAAAGACTTAAGTCCTGATGAATAAACTCTGAGCTTCATtaaattgttaatttaaaaactggTAATCCCTTTTATTCTGACATAGGTTGTTACACATTCTTCTGGTTAATGTAAAATACTATTGACTGTCAGATGCCTTATGCTTTTGAACAGGTCAGCAGGTCTTCTTGATCCGGGAATGCTTGTGAATATTCAGCAGCCTTTGATCAGGGATGATGGTACAGTCCTCCTAGCTGCTGACTCCAAGGTAGTATTCTTTCAGTTAAGTTctgaacatatatatatttatttgttcagaTTATTTTAGCTATGTACATAGGCAcaagtaatttttgcttttgagaaGATAAGGTTGGGGTAAGTGAAGATCTGTATGAATGGAGGTAATAAGCTAATCAACAGGAACATGATTTCTTTTCATGGACTTATTTCTGCAAAAGGTCAGCCACAGGTAGTTCCCCACATGATATGTCAGCTGGGGCTAGGATTGATGATTACAATAGGATTTAAAGATCATTGTGAGCCATTGTTCTTCCTGTAGGTGTTCATGAGGAAGGGAAAGGTACATGAGAAAACACAAagattaaaaatgggaaaaatttaTGTATGATACATAGCCTGTAATTTTGATCTACTAGTATGGTTCTTCCTTTTTAGGCTGAAACAAGCCAGGGTGCTTTAGGAACACTAGCAAATGTTGTAACATCTCTTGCTAATCTCAGTGAGTCACTAAATAATGGAGATACTtctgaagttcaacaagaagaGCAATCTGCAAGTGAGATTACACGGTATGCATTTATATTTGCATCTTATTTAGCAATTTGTATGGTGTATACTTACAGTCATTCATTGAAGTAATTTGGCATTGTGGCACCAAACACAGTAGAGATTGCCCCCTACTTTGAAACACAGAAACAATTCTTTAGAAATCCAGGTTTGACTGTTGTCCTCTTGTGAAGAACTGTGTCCTGTGTTATAAATGTAGTGTTGTGAAGCTAGACCAGATTTCATactcagaaaaataataaatgactAGTTTGTGACCTTGAGAGCCTCTGAGAATAGCAACACTTCGGTACTGTTTtatttgttatatatatatatatgttataacAATCATCTTGTTATAAGGAAGCTTCTCCTGCACAATGCTCATGCCCTTAGCCCTGCTCTTTAGGGGTCTGTATTACTGCAGATTTCTTTTTGAGATTGTGCTGCCATAATACTTGCTGGTAATGTAGGGAAAACGTAAgattaataaactttttttttaatgtttagaaagAGTTTGAAGTCTTTATTAatgagaaaaatgggaaaaggaacaTGGAATCTTAAAATTTCCAGCAGAGCTTGAGATTTTTACGGTTGGGgcttttgttggggtttttgtttgctttttttggggggagtgggtGGGTTGAAGAACAATATAAATTGGCAATAtagtgaaataagaaaaatacttgGCCTCAGAACTGTCCATTGTTTCTCAAGTAGAAGTCTTTTAAGAGGAACTTAACTTCAGgttcttaaatgttttatttaaactctTCAAGTGAGTGaactgatatttaaaaatacttcacacTGCAACTTCAATTTATGTCAACCTTGTACTCCttctttaaagcagaaaaaaaattccaaccccctgccctcccccccaaaactTCTTGATAAAAATACTGGCAAAACAGCACTATACCATAATACTGTCCACTGGTATGAAATTGGAGCACAAAATTCTTTAAATCTAAGCTCTGTTATCATAAGAAGGGAATTTACACTGTCTTATTTCAGCAATGGCCCAGCTACAGCTTGAGTATAAAGGAGTCCAGGGACCAGTCTCTTTTACGTTACTGTCAAAAGGTTTCTAAGGCTTTGTCTATACTGTGAGATCAGGAGTGTCTGGCCATCTCTCATCTTAAGGGAAAGGAAATTCAGGCATGTTGTCTAGAAGAGAATCACACTATTCTCCACTGTTCCAAGAAATTGGACATCAAGGACAGGGACTGTAGGGAGTTCTCCAGAGTGTATCTAGTCTATAACCCTCACATAATCTGTTAAACATTCCAAGGTGAGAAGGAGGGGATAGTGAATGGTAAGCACAAGAGACCCCTTTACTAGTACAAATACTAGCATAAAACTATTAGAGCAGGATTTACAGTAGTAGAAAGTTCCCCTCGTACAGAGGAGTCTTTTACCAGCTATATATGGGCAGATCTATTCCTTTTATTAATGTCCAAACAGTACAGAGGGGTCAGGTTGTAATGAAAAGTCTGACCTTGTGTCTTAGCATAAACAGTTCCTGTATATGTTACCTCTAAGTGGAAATGCATTATAGCGTTTAATTTGACCACTACTCTGAATTTTTTTAAGGTGTAAGGAAGTACTCTTTCAttgtttattactttttttttccagggcattTGATACTTTGGCTAAAGCACTTAATACCACAGATGGTACAGCAGCTCATAACTTGGCAGATGGGATggatgctgcaggaggaggaaatATTCATGTAATCAGTAGAGATCAGTCAACACCAATTATTGAAGTGGAAGGACCCCTACTTACAGATACACATGTCACATTTAAGGTATGTGCTTCTTTAAATGTCTGACTAAACAAAGTAACACTTAAGACATAACCCAAAATTAGTTTAccatgttttctttattcttataTTTAATTTTGGCAATATAATCTAGGATAACATCTGCTATTACAAAGCTTCTAATACAATTTTCACTCTTGCATGCTGTATCTAAAGAGTATAGGTGTTATTTCATAAGACCTTTTCATAGACAGAAGGatgctttaaaatttatttcacttttcactTCTGTTGATAATCACATTCCATATCATCCATATAGTATGATGTTTTTCTTAATTCATTTATAATTCTAGATAGTGTAAAACTTTCATCTAAAAAGCTCCTTCACATAAAGAGAGGTTACAGTGCCTTCTTAGATGCTTATGGTTAGACCACTGAAAAAGGTCTTGCATTCTAGAGATGCTTCAGCTTCAACTGAATACAAACAAACACATGCTGATAAACAGTGTGCGAGAAACAATAAGGGTGTTCATCTTGCTGTAACCAAATTGCACTGTTTCAAGAAATACAAAGATTATTACTGAAATAAGTAATACTTAATGCAGTCAAACTTTTATCATAACCTGCTTATTTCCATTAATGGTGTTTTGTGATTGTAGATTCCTATTACATGGCTTTCCCATTTTAGATATttagattttatattttattttgcttctttttaaaaagttttaaaagatcttttataGCACTGTGATGCTAGCCAACCCTCCACAGAGCAAATAAATTTATagatttaattattattaaatgaatattaaaacattttaaaaggaaacatttgagCTCTCTCCCACATAATTTCTTGTCTCCTATCTCTATTTTGCATTCCTTGCCAGTAGGAATGCATTTTCCTTTGACAATTTCTTGTCACACAGTTGCTTATGAAAGACTATGAGAGTAGTTTGAATGTTTTCGCTGGTTATTTCATGgataataaaaattgttttatgtCTGAACTGTATATATTGTactgtacttttattttttgcagctgACAATGCCCAGTCCAATGCCGGAGTACCTTAATGTACACTACATCTGTGAGTCAGCATCACGACTACTTTTCCTCTCTATGCACTGGGCTAGGTCCATACCTGCATTTCAAGCTCTGGGGTAAATGGACATATTCTGTTGAATGGTTTCCTTTCTAATGAATTTAAGCACTGATCTGAACACTTTTCAgctattttgaatttttaaatgatgatattgtttaatttttaatgaattctttCACATGTGTGAACACTATGCAATATTCtcctttttggaaaataaaatagaagacgGCAGAGGAAGGGATAACTATAATATCTGATGTAATTGCAGTTACAGAAGCTAAAGCCGAATCAAAAGCAAGCATTTAATTTGTAGAAATATATCTTTGCAAAGAACTGGTGAGCACCATTTTACAGATAACCTGTAGTTGGCCTATCACTACTTTTTGCTTTTTGAATTACTTGTAATATGCTAATATATGCCTTTTAGTAAAGTGGTTTGCAATACCTTAGTCCTTATTATTAATTCGTATAACTAACATAATTACATAGAGGGTGATAGCAACCTGATACAAAAACTACCTACAGTTGTttgattttctgttgtttataGGCAGGACTGTAATACAAGCCTTGTGCGTGCCTGCTGGAATGAGCTGTTTACCTTAGGCCTGGCACAGTGTGCACAGGTGATGAGCCTGTCTACTATCCTGGCAGCTATTGTCAACCATCTCCAGAACAGCATACAGGAAGGTATGTTGTCAGTGTATTATTCTTATACGTGTTCAGTCCTGTCAACACTACAGGGACATTTGTGTAACATTTCTCATGAGGTGTTTCCTAATCAGTGGCAGAATTATTCCCCAGGATCCAGGGGAAGGAGAAGCCTTCTCTGGCATAATTACCTTTCCTCTGGTCATCTACAACTTTTGTTGCACTGACCTCACAGAGATCTCTGTGGGATGGAAGTGTCCATAGAAGAAATGGGGATAAGGTTGGAGGACGTGTTCTCCTGTCTTCCACATCTGACTGGCAGTACAAGGAAAGACAAGTACATCCTAAAGTTGGGTGTGCTCACAGAGCTTTCCTCCCAtccagatgtaattttttttttcctcttagaataATGATGTCTTCTTCGAAACCACACCAgaattttttccttccagaactttccttctcctctttgcaGTGTAAAATTATAGCATTTGCCAAGTATCATAACAAGAATATTCTTGCAAGTATAACGGTTTTGGATACTGTTATAATGCAGTAATGATTAATGTATTTTGAATTACCCTCTGAAGCATTAAACAACCTATTTTCTTGACACTCTTAAGAAGatatatgtaattttattttttaattcagtattgGCCTGTTGATAATGATGACTGTATCTAGAATGGATGATAATCTGTtatggttgcttttttttaattcttttctttcaggaTGCTCCAAATCAATATGATTGATTAGTGTGAGAATaacattccatttttttaataggaggaaaaaaacaatactAGCTTTAAACTCTGCAAACACAGCATATATCATGAAAGCTAGCTTAAATTTAAATGTGAGTTAAAAGTAGTTACAGAATACTGTTTGGTATCAATTTGTGTGATGATTTTTGTGGTGCCATTATTGTGCATACAAAAAATTGGAAAATAGGCTTTTACTGAGGAGAGTAAAACTTGATTGTAGAACTATAAAATGTACAAAAGTagataatctgaaaaaaatgtttaataaccTTCAGTCCTAGTAAAGTACATTTGTTTTAATCTACTTTATTAGCTTCATTATGATAAAGTAAATTAGACagaaatttgtttcttaaatggATAGTATGCTTTCATAATGAatatagttgggtttttttttctttttttcttgtaatttaagAGAGCCTGGACAGCCCTCAAAATACAACAAACTAATGCTCTTTTCCTGCACAGAGAGGCGAGCGTTTAAAAGACCAACAGGGAAATGCACACCTTGTACGTTCTGCACAGGGTTAGGCTTTTAATTATATCTCTGTCAGAATAAATAGAGCTGTCTATTCCATCTACAGGCAATGAGTTTGTGGAGGACTAAGTGGTGGGGCTATTACAACCTTAAGCTGGCTCCACTCCTGTTCccatgtctcaaaaaaaaaaaaaaaaaaaaatttgttctaCAACCTGTACTTCCAGTCATACCGCGTTACCTGAGACTGGCCAAAAAAAGAGGATGATTTGTTTTACTATGATTTGTTgatgatttgttttatttatctaTTCTGCAAAGTTACCATACTATATTGTGTATTATaactttaaaattcaaaacaaagtgAAGAGATTTCAGAACTTTATCCAGGAAGCATATTAGTGATGAAGCTATTTGGAAACTCTGGAATTCAAGTTCACTTTTCCTGAATATTTCTGCACCATCGTTTCCCACTTAATATAGAAATGAAAACATTACATCATGTCTATCTTGATCCATCGTGAGTAACTAAAAACTCGTATCACAATTCATGTATTTTAGAAATTTAGATTATGCTTTCATTCTTATTTCAAGACATTGtgcaaaaaatgtttcttctgttcaatctttttattgcagtttcagaaaatatgtaaaatgaTAAATTACATCAAAGATTCAGTTTAAGGCACACGGGTCTAAGCAATCATATACACTATTAGCTGTACAGACAAAGGTAAAATATTTAAGTTATAATGATATGAAATACTAGCATTAGAGAACATGACtggaataaaattattctgaCGTATTTCTCAAGAAAAAGTTTTATCCCTTGTGAATTGACTTACCTCTGAAGTTTGATTATAGTAATTATATATTCAAAGATTTGTCTTAATGTCATCTCTAAGGTTTTTATTCTTTGACTAGTCTGCAGATACGCAGAGAGAAGGTACATTTATCAAAATAGAAATCTCTCCCTCCCTAGCTGAGCAGCTAATGCCACTCAATTGTAACTTATGCACAAataatataagattttttttttttaaatcaacattttaagaaagaatatGAAGCCAACATAAGGAACATGGTGTTTCAAATGATGGAAGAATCTGTGCACATGTATTTGAGTGAATTTACCccatcagaaggaaaaaatcacttctaaaagTACAGATAGAGGAAAAACTAGCACTGCCATTACTGCTCTTGCATTCACTTGTGGAAAAGCTAACTCAATACTCTTTGAATTTAAAACTGGGATTGCATGATAGCATTTGTTTTGTTCGTTCCCAGAATCACTCTAGCCATTTGTAGAATAATTCACCATAGTTTGAGAGTCTCTGCTCAGAACAGTACATCACTGGAATAAGATTGGTGTTGCAGATTATGCTGTACTGGCAAAATTATGCAAAAGAGTCAACATTCTGTTTGCTAGCCCTGTGTCTCACTCAGCTTTATAAATCTTCACTTCCATAATCATTTAGGCCATCCTTATATGTTAAGTGGTTTTAAGATAGCAAATGACACAAAGTCACATCACTTGTTTTATAAAAGGATATTGGTTAATA
Coding sequences within it:
- the NR2C2 gene encoding nuclear receptor subfamily 2 group C member 2 isoform X7 translates to MATNMEVLAQQVVETQQVAEVQTVQTSLSESPVMTSPSQRIQIISTDSSVASPQRIQIVTDQQTGQKIQIVTAVDSAVSPKQQFILASPDGTGAGKVILAAPETSNAKQLIFTTTDNIVPGRIQIVTDSASVERLLGKADVQRPQVVEYCVVCGDKASGRHYGAVSCEGCKGFFKRSVRKNLTYSCRSNQDCIINKHHRNRCQFCRLKKCLEMGMKMESVQSERKPFDVQREKPTNCAASTEKIYIRKDLRSPLIATPTFVADKDGTRSAGLLDPGMLVNIQQPLIRDDGTVLLAADSKAETSQGALGTLANVVTSLANLSESLNNGDTSEVQQEEQSASEITRAFDTLAKALNTTDGTAAHNLADGMDAAGGGNIHVISRDQSTPIIEVEGPLLTDTHVTFKLTMPSPMPEYLNVHYICESASRLLFLSMHWARSIPAFQALGQDCNTSLVRACWNELFTLGLAQCAQVMSLSTILAAIVNHLQNSIQEESLDSPQNTTN
- the NR2C2 gene encoding nuclear receptor subfamily 2 group C member 2 isoform X5, which gives rise to MATNMEVLAQQVVETQQVAEVQTVQTSLSESPVMTSPSQRIQIISTDSSVASPQRIQIVTDQQTGQKIQIVTAVDSAVSPKQQFILASPDGTGAGKVILAAPETSNAKQLIFTTTDNIVPGRIQIVTDSASVERLLGKADVQRPQVVEYCVVCGDKASGRHYGAVSCEGCKGFFKRSVRKNLTYSCRSNQDCIINKHHRNRCQFCRLKKCLEMGMKMESVQSERKPFDVQREKPTNCAASTEKIYIRKDLRSPLIATPTFVADKDGTRSAGLLDPGMLVNIQQPLIRDDGTVLLAADSKAETSQGALGTLANVVTSLANLSESLNNGDTSEVQQEEQSASEITRAFDTLAKALNTTDGTAAHNLADGMDAAGGGNIHVISRDQSTPIIEVEGPLLTDTHVTFKLTMPSPMPEYLNVHYICESASRLLFLSMHWARSIPAFQALGQDCNTSLVRACWNELFTLGLAQCAQVMSLSTILAAIVNHLQNSIQEDKLSGDRIKQVMEHIWKLQEFCNSMAKLDIDGYEYAYLKAIVLFSPG